The Streptomyces sp. JB150 genomic interval GCGAGGTCCTCAACTTCTGCGCCAACAACTACCTCGGCCTCGCCGACCACCCCGAGGTCATCGCCGCCGCCCACGAGGCGCTGGACCGCTGGGGCTACGGCATGGCCTCCGTGCGCTTCATCTGCGGCACCCAGGAGGTGCACAAGGAGCTGGAGGCGCGGCTGTCGGCGTTCCTCGGCCAGGAGGACACGATCCTCTACTCCTCCTGCTTCGACGCCAACGGCGGTGTCTTCGAGACCCTGCTCGGCCCCGAGGACGCGGTGATCTCCGACGCCCTCAACCACGCCTCCATCATCGACGGCATCCGCCTGTCCAAGGCCCGCCGCTTCCGGTACGCCAACCGCGACCTGGAGGACCTGGAGCGCCAGCTGAAGGAGGCGTCCGACGCGCGGCGCCGGCTCATCGTCACCGACGGCGTCTTCTCCATGGACGGCTACGTGGCGCCGCTGCGCGAGATCTGCGACCTCGCCGACCGCTACGACGCGATGGTCATGGTCGACGACTCGCACGCCGTCGGTTTCGTCGGCCCCGGCGGGCGCGGCACCCCCGAGCTGCACGGCGTGATGGACCGCGTCGACATCATCACCGGCACCCTCGGCAAGGCCCTCGGCGGCGCCTCCGGCGGCTATGTCGCCGCCCGCGCCGAGATCGTCGCGCTGCTGCGCCAGCGCTCCCGGCCGTACCTGTTCTCCAACACCCTCGCCCCGGTGATCGCCGCTGCCTCCCTGAAGGTCCTCGACCTGCTGGAGTCGGCCGACGACCTGCGGGTGCGGCTCGCCGAGAACACCGCGTTGTTCCGCCGCCGCATGACCGAGGAGGGCTTCGACATCCTCCCCGGCGACCACCCCATCGCACCGGTGATGATCGGCGACGCGGCCGAGGCGGGCCGGATGGCCGAGCTGCTGCTGGAGCGCGGCGTGTACGTGATCGGCTTCTCCTACCCGGTCGTCCCGCAGGGCCAGGCCCGCATCCGCGTGCAGCTGTCCGCGGCGCACTCCACCGAGGACGTGAACCGGGCCGTGGACGCCTTCGTGGCGGCCCGCGCGGAGCTGGCGGGCTGAGCCGGTCCGCCGGCCTGAGAGAATCGATGCCGTGATCGAAGCACGGCGGCTGCACATCCTCCGTGCGGTGGCCGACCACCGCACGGTGACGGCGGCTGCCGCCGCGCTGTACCTCACCCCGTCGGCGGTGTCCCAGCAGCTGACGGCGCTGGAGCAGGAGACCGGCCACCGGCTGGTGGAGCGGAGCGCCAAGGGCGTACGGCTCACTCCGGCCGGTGAGATCCTGCTCAGCCACACCAACATCGTCCTCGCCCAGCTGGAGCGGGCCGAGGCCGAGCTGGCCGCGTACGGCTCGGGCGCCGCGGGCACGGTCACCGTGGCCGCCTTCGCGACCGGTATCGCGCAGGTCGTCGCGCCCGCCGTGGCCCGCCTGGCCGGCACCTCGCCCGGCATCCGCATCCGCGTCCAGGACGCCGAGGGCGACGCCAGCCTACCGAT includes:
- a CDS encoding glycine C-acetyltransferase; the protein is MFDSVRDDLRATLDEIRAAGLHKPERVIGTPQSATVNVTAGGRPGEVLNFCANNYLGLADHPEVIAAAHEALDRWGYGMASVRFICGTQEVHKELEARLSAFLGQEDTILYSSCFDANGGVFETLLGPEDAVISDALNHASIIDGIRLSKARRFRYANRDLEDLERQLKEASDARRRLIVTDGVFSMDGYVAPLREICDLADRYDAMVMVDDSHAVGFVGPGGRGTPELHGVMDRVDIITGTLGKALGGASGGYVAARAEIVALLRQRSRPYLFSNTLAPVIAAASLKVLDLLESADDLRVRLAENTALFRRRMTEEGFDILPGDHPIAPVMIGDAAEAGRMAELLLERGVYVIGFSYPVVPQGQARIRVQLSAAHSTEDVNRAVDAFVAARAELAG